One Carassius gibelio isolate Cgi1373 ecotype wild population from Czech Republic chromosome B18, carGib1.2-hapl.c, whole genome shotgun sequence DNA segment encodes these proteins:
- the mterf2 gene encoding LOW QUALITY PROTEIN: transcription termination factor 2, mitochondrial (The sequence of the model RefSeq protein was modified relative to this genomic sequence to represent the inferred CDS: inserted 3 bases in 2 codons; deleted 2 bases in 2 codons; substituted 1 base at 1 genomic stop codon): MALLCSDRMGFTTRAADLIRYVTCVQCKQLPNSPAHRPVDCVTSLCLYCQRAQTTPLFLTRPRSXIIQEENPVAINALYDLSIDISKVWKLRGWVLRKSPVYVSQIATLLRNMGASRPIIARVLELHPGAIFCKPDQMVCEKKLWMSVCASLVGIIEKYPISFFTLSSDQDNLKANIAYLQTLHLNKCIISKLMASTPXSFSRPIEQNKQMIQTLQKTYLDLVRKQDNMKIWFQKLFTQNPYVLKLPDTLHNNLAFLHNMGFTRDELLQLLSKLXGFVTELNPESMRLTLIYSWETLGCTEQELRQIVLQSPALIYYSVPILADRFKGLLTAGVSMEQIVETPTVLEPTTQIVQYRFQKLYSFGYYVHSGSLEVLNGTKKDFEMSKGKLRLRQERPLFNPVAPLRAEDTARKPVSNIEIKYKYNNCNFLMSILTLVLAILSLHLY; this comes from the exons ATGGCGCTGTTGTGCTCAGACCGCATGGGCTTTACAACCAGAGCTGCAGATCTAATCAG GTACGTTACTTGCGTGCAATGCAAACAGTTACCCAACAGCCCCGCCCACAGACCTGTAGATTGTGTGACATCCCTGTGTCTCTACTGCCAGCGAGCTCAAACAACTCCTTTGTTTCTCACGAGGCCCCGCTC GATCATTCAAGAAGAGAACCCGGTTGCCATAAACGCCCTGTATGACTTGTCCATAGACATCAGTAAAGTCTGGAAGCTGAGGGGTTGGGTGTTGCGCAAGAGTCCAGTGTACGTGAGCCAGATTGCCACGCTGCTGAGGAACATGGGGGCTAGTAGGCCAATTATCGCCCGTGTTTTGGAACTCCATCCTGGGGCCATCTTCTGCAAACCAGATCAAATGGTGTGCGAA AAAAAGCTGTGGATGTCAGTATGCGCCAGTCTAGTAGGAATCATAGAAAAATACCCCATCTCATTTTTCACCTTGTCCTCCGATCAAGACAATCTGAAAGCCAACATCGCCTATTTACAGACGTTACATCTCAACAAATGCATCATCAGCAAGCTCATGGCCAGCACCCCTTAGAGCTTCAGCCGACCCATCGAGCAAAACAAGCAGATGATCCAAACCCTGCAGAAGACCTATTTGGACTTGGTCAGGAAGCAGGACAATATGAAGATCTGGTTCCAGAAGCTGTTTACACAGAATCCCTACGTTCTAAAGCTTCCAGACACTTTACACAATAACTTGGCGTTCCTACACAATATGGGCTTTACCAGAGATGAGCTCTTGCAGCTGCTCTCCAAAC AGGGATTTGTTACTGAGCTGAACCCTGAAAGTATGAGACTCACCCTGATCTACTCCTGGGAGACCCTGGGATGCACAGAACAAGAGCTCAGGCAGATCGTACTTCAGAGTCCAGCCTTGATATATTATTCTGTGCCTATACTAGCCGATCGCTTTAAAGGCCTCCTTACTGCTGGAGTCAGTATGGAGCAGATTGTGGAGACTCCAACAGTGTTAGAACCGACAACGCAGATAGTTCAGTATCGCTTTCAGAAACTGTACTCTTTTGGTTATTATGTGCATTCAGGTAGCCTGGAAGTCCTCAACGGCACCAAGAAGGACTTTGAGATGAGT AAAGGGAAGTTGCGTCTTAGGCAAGAGAGGCCACTTTTTAATCCAGTAGCTCCACTTCGAGCAGAAGATACAGCACGGAAGCCTGTTTCCAacatagaaataaaatacaaatataataactgCAACTTTTTAATGTCAATTCTGACTTTagttcttgcaattctgagtttacatctatACTAA
- the zgc:153031 gene encoding zgc:153031 — protein MNIGREEMRKPIRLIAAACSDMGIGKNGQLPWSLPKEFQFFLDTITAVSAPGKKNLLVWGRISWISCPETVFPLANCLNLVLSRKLSAVPLRAHYLCKDFGSVIDMASEPPLCHIVETIWVLGGPEVYKESLEHPWCDLIYLTDIMADFDCNVFFPKFDRNVFRKQKGFPGVPDEIHEENGIKFQFQVFKKES, from the exons ATGAACATCGGGAGGGAGGAGATGCGTAAACCAATCCGGCTCATCGCGGCGGCGTGCAGTGACATGGGCATAGGAAAGAACGGACAGCTTCCCTGGAGTCTTCC AAaagaatttcagttttttttggatacaattaCAGCTGTGTCAGCGCCTG GAAAAAAGAATCTGCTTGTATGGGGCCGAATCTCCTGGATCTCCTGTCCTGAAACAGTCTTCCCTTTGGCCAACTGCTTAAATTTGGTATTGAGCAGGAAGTTGAG TGCAGTGCCTCTACGTGCCCACTATCTGTGTAAGGATTTCGGGTCAGTAATTGACATGGCTTCTGAGCCTCCTTTATGTCACATTGTGGAGACCATCTGGGTTTTAGGAGGTCCAGAGGTATATAAG GAAAGTCTTGAGCATCCATGGTGTGATCTCATCTATCTCACTGACATCATGGCCGATTTTGACTGTAATGTCTTTTTCCCAAAGTTTGACCGCAATGTTTTCAGAAAGCAAAAGGG CTTTCCTGGAGTACCAGATGAAATTCATGAAGAAAATGGtattaaatttcaatttcaagTATTCAAGAAAGAATCTTAA